A genomic segment from Brevundimonas sp. SORGH_AS_0993 encodes:
- a CDS encoding HAD family hydrolase — protein sequence MTGRPAAFLDRDGVLIEDCGYPHRPEDLKLIPGAAAAVRRMKAAGYRTVIVTNQAGVARGFFSEERMHAFNAELVERLAQDGAVIDAVYACPFHENAVQARYRHPDHPDRKPNPGMLLRAIADHGLDPAGSFIIGDKDSDLEAGARAGVAGHLFAGGDLDAFVRQTVLGQD from the coding sequence ATGACCGGCCGACCCGCCGCCTTCCTGGACCGCGACGGCGTCCTCATCGAGGACTGCGGCTATCCGCACCGGCCCGAGGATTTGAAGCTGATCCCCGGCGCGGCGGCCGCCGTTCGGCGGATGAAGGCCGCCGGCTATCGGACCGTCATCGTCACCAATCAGGCAGGCGTGGCGCGCGGCTTTTTCAGTGAAGAGCGGATGCACGCCTTCAATGCGGAACTGGTCGAACGTCTGGCCCAGGACGGGGCGGTGATCGACGCCGTCTATGCCTGCCCCTTCCACGAGAATGCGGTCCAAGCCCGCTATCGCCACCCCGATCATCCGGATCGCAAACCCAATCCCGGCATGCTGCTGCGGGCCATCGCCGATCATGGACTGGACCCCGCCGGGTCCTTCATCATCGGCGACAAGGACAGCGACCTTGAGGCCGGCGCCCGCGCAGGGGTGGCGGGCCATCTGTTCGCCGGCGGGGACCTGGACGCCTTCGTGCGCCAGACGGTCCTGGGGCAGGACTGA
- a CDS encoding alpha/beta fold hydrolase, whose amino-acid sequence MPAQTPPFVDRRWTSPEGLSLHARDYAPAAGPARPPVIAIHGLTRNSADFEAIAPLLAQSGRRVLAVDVRGRGLSDRAPDPMTYTPDVYARDVLALMEQAAIDRAVFVGTSMGGLITMALTAIRPRAVVAAILNDIGPEVAPEGLARIAAYSGQPVEIGSWADAAAYARRINAVAFPHYTDADWDAFARRIFRQQPDGGIGLDYDPDISAPIRAAGAKALVPNLWPMFRRLARKKPTLLVRGATSDLLSPDIVERMRKAAPAMAYVEVPGVGHAPMLDEVEARAAIFEFLAELG is encoded by the coding sequence GTGCCCGCTCAAACGCCGCCCTTCGTCGATCGCCGCTGGACCTCGCCGGAGGGGCTCAGCCTCCATGCCCGCGACTACGCCCCTGCGGCAGGACCGGCCCGGCCGCCGGTCATCGCCATCCACGGCCTGACCCGAAACAGCGCCGATTTCGAAGCCATCGCGCCCCTGCTGGCGCAAAGCGGTCGGCGCGTCCTGGCGGTGGATGTGCGCGGCCGGGGTCTGTCGGATCGCGCACCCGACCCCATGACCTATACGCCCGACGTCTATGCCCGCGACGTCCTGGCCCTGATGGAGCAGGCCGCCATCGACCGCGCGGTCTTCGTCGGCACCTCCATGGGCGGGCTGATCACCATGGCCCTGACGGCGATTCGGCCCAGAGCCGTAGTCGCGGCGATCCTGAACGACATCGGCCCGGAGGTCGCGCCCGAGGGCCTGGCCCGCATCGCCGCCTATAGCGGCCAGCCGGTCGAGATCGGGTCCTGGGCCGATGCGGCCGCCTATGCCAGACGCATTAACGCCGTCGCCTTTCCTCATTATACGGACGCGGACTGGGACGCCTTCGCCCGGCGCATCTTCCGCCAGCAGCCGGACGGCGGGATCGGCCTGGACTATGATCCCGATATTTCGGCGCCCATCCGCGCGGCCGGGGCCAAGGCTCTGGTTCCCAATCTCTGGCCCATGTTCCGGCGACTGGCGCGAAAGAAGCCGACGCTGCTGGTGCGCGGCGCCACCTCGGACCTGCTGAGCCCCGACATCGTCGAGCGGATGAGAAAGGCGGCCCCAGCCATGGCCTATGTCGAGGTTCCGGGCGTCGGCCACGCCCCCATGCTGGACGAGGTCGAGGCGCGCGCCGCGATCTTCGAATTCCTGGCGGAGCTCGGCTGA
- a CDS encoding ABC transporter ATP-binding protein, translating to MSQTDALPDNAIEVRGLKKTYAGSKKAPPKTALRGVDLVIPRGSVFGLLGPNGAGKSTLINILAGVVKKSEGTVTIWCRDIDKEPRDAAAALGVVPQEIVADVFFTPRESLEVQAGFYGVPKDERRSDELLAALGLGDKANAYVRALSGGMKRRLMVAKALVHNPPILILDEPTAGVDVELRRQLWAYVRRINEEGVTIVLTTHYLEEAQELCDTIAIVNRGEVVACEPTPQLLRRLDSRNVVVTPETPQATPPVLPGFEVTSRPGGAFAVTYKKGQSSVEQVINAVRAAGVTIADITTEDPDLEDVFLALTYGDASQDDPTKY from the coding sequence ATGTCCCAAACCGACGCCCTGCCCGACAACGCCATCGAGGTGCGGGGGCTGAAGAAGACCTACGCCGGGTCCAAGAAGGCGCCGCCGAAAACGGCGCTCAGAGGCGTCGATCTGGTCATTCCGCGCGGCTCGGTCTTCGGGCTTCTGGGCCCGAACGGCGCGGGCAAGTCGACGCTGATCAACATTCTGGCCGGGGTGGTGAAAAAGTCGGAAGGCACGGTCACGATCTGGTGCCGCGACATCGACAAGGAGCCGCGCGACGCCGCCGCCGCCTTGGGCGTGGTGCCGCAGGAGATCGTCGCCGATGTCTTCTTCACCCCGCGCGAATCGCTGGAGGTCCAGGCCGGCTTTTACGGGGTGCCCAAGGACGAGCGTCGCTCGGACGAACTGCTGGCCGCCCTGGGCCTGGGAGACAAGGCCAACGCCTATGTCCGCGCCCTGTCCGGCGGCATGAAGCGACGTCTGATGGTGGCCAAGGCCCTGGTCCACAATCCGCCCATCCTGATCCTGGACGAGCCGACCGCCGGGGTGGACGTCGAACTGCGCCGCCAGCTGTGGGCCTATGTCCGGCGCATCAACGAAGAGGGCGTGACCATCGTCCTGACCACCCACTATCTGGAAGAGGCGCAGGAGCTCTGCGACACCATCGCCATCGTCAACCGGGGCGAGGTGGTGGCCTGCGAGCCGACGCCCCAACTGCTGCGCCGTCTGGACAGCCGCAATGTGGTGGTCACGCCCGAAACGCCCCAGGCGACCCCGCCCGTCCTGCCCGGTTTCGAGGTCACGTCGCGTCCCGGCGGGGCCTTCGCCGTGACCTACAAGAAGGGCCAGTCGTCGGTCGAACAGGTCATCAACGCCGTGCGGGCCGCCGGCGTCACCATCGCCGACATCACCACCGAAGACCCGGACCTGGAGGACGTCTTTCTGGCCCTGACCTATGGCGACGCCTCTCAGGACGATCCGACCAAATACTGA
- a CDS encoding zinc-finger domain-containing protein: MPPRHPEALILPPEEIVVSTKRVACDGGGGALGHPLVYLDMGGEDFVECPYCDRRFVLSAHPHDENEYLSPAARAPEAH, translated from the coding sequence ATGCCTCCCCGCCATCCCGAAGCCCTGATCCTGCCGCCCGAAGAGATCGTCGTCTCCACCAAGCGCGTGGCCTGCGACGGCGGCGGGGGCGCCCTGGGCCATCCGCTGGTCTATCTGGACATGGGCGGCGAAGACTTCGTCGAATGTCCCTATTGCGACCGGCGCTTCGTGCTGTCGGCCCATCCGCACGACGAGAACGAATATCTGAGCCCGGCGGCCCGCGCGCCCGAGGCCCACTAG
- a CDS encoding VOC family protein: MRYLHTMVRVKDLEASLYFYCDLLGLQEVRRTENEAGRFTLVFLAAPKNLEQSQAEHAPELELTFNWDPQDYSGGRNFGHLAYKVDDIYAACRRLTDGGVTINRPPRDGYMAFVRSPDGISIELLQEGDALAPAEPWASMPNTGSW, from the coding sequence TTGCGTTATCTGCACACCATGGTCCGGGTGAAGGACCTTGAGGCGTCGCTGTATTTCTATTGCGATCTCCTGGGTCTTCAGGAAGTGCGCCGGACAGAGAACGAAGCCGGACGATTCACCCTGGTCTTCCTGGCCGCGCCGAAGAACCTGGAACAATCCCAGGCCGAACATGCGCCCGAGCTGGAGCTGACCTTCAACTGGGATCCGCAAGACTATTCCGGCGGCCGAAACTTCGGCCACCTAGCCTACAAGGTCGACGACATCTACGCCGCCTGTCGCCGGCTGACGGACGGAGGCGTCACGATCAACCGACCGCCGCGCGACGGCTATATGGCCTTCGTCCGGTCGCCGGACGGGATCTCCATCGAACTGCTTCAGGAAGGCGACGCCCTGGCCCCGGCCGAGCCCTGGGCCTCCATGCCCAATACGGGAAGCTGGTGA
- a CDS encoding DUF6655 family protein — translation MVRRHATRTSLKAALLATALMASACASTTESNIGRTATEQLLLARAADKAVEGLSLPLPTAAAIFVDETYFQAENSRYAISAIRAALSDAGYRLTRNREDADAVFELRTGALALEQMRRVVGIPEMRIPINESLNVVSLPELSIYSNRDRAGVAEFSGFLYEAKTGAPLGAVLPMIGQYRIRSHKLFMIVTWGQQQAQPGRRNPGSSWTEF, via the coding sequence ATGGTCCGGCGTCATGCGACGCGGACGAGCCTGAAAGCCGCGCTTCTGGCGACGGCCCTGATGGCGTCGGCCTGCGCCTCGACCACGGAATCGAACATCGGCCGCACCGCGACCGAACAGCTGCTGCTGGCCCGGGCCGCCGACAAGGCGGTCGAGGGGCTGTCGCTGCCCCTGCCGACAGCGGCGGCCATCTTCGTCGACGAGACCTATTTCCAGGCGGAGAATTCCCGCTACGCCATCAGCGCGATCCGCGCGGCCCTGTCGGACGCCGGCTATCGGCTGACCCGCAACCGGGAAGACGCCGACGCGGTGTTCGAACTCCGTACCGGCGCCCTGGCGCTGGAACAGATGCGGCGCGTGGTCGGCATTCCGGAAATGCGGATTCCGATCAACGAGAGCCTGAACGTCGTCTCGCTGCCGGAACTGTCGATCTACAGCAACCGCGACCGCGCGGGCGTGGCCGAATTCTCCGGCTTTCTCTACGAAGCCAAGACCGGGGCGCCTCTGGGGGCGGTTCTGCCGATGATCGGTCAGTACCGTATCCGCAGCCACAAGCTGTTCATGATCGTGACCTGGGGCCAGCAACAGGCGCAGCCTGGCCGGCGCAATCCGGGCTCCAGCTGGACCGAATTCTAG